The Haloferax volcanii DS2 genome contains a region encoding:
- a CDS encoding ISH3-like element ISHvo21 family transposase: MSKQQQQADSEIHEDQLLNFLVNSLDEEVALSLAENAELDAEDIYEVLVGACADGTSVSTLCERSEDAPHENSVLYHLRTKFDLETLEQVGNTLLQKDVLDVLPQQVEVVSDLHLRPYYGDEDDTDGLYHSQAKRGTTAFHAYATLYARVKNKRYTLAVRRLEDGDTASSVLAEFLGILDGLDLGVKAVYLDREFYDSKCLTLLQAHNHAYVMPIVRWGRTIKRELSEGWSRVIQHDLTAKLDGHSWTVEFPVYIDCTYLNGRYDEHGVARHGYAADAPFIDSPRDARYHYAKRFGIEASYRLSEQTIATTTTQNPVVRLLYVVVSLLLQNVWRYLHWEYVATPRRGGRRLWQWSFKEFINMIRRAAWTVLAVRRAVPANRPPDDRFSR, from the coding sequence GTGTCCAAACAACAGCAGCAAGCAGACAGTGAAATTCACGAGGACCAGCTCCTTAACTTCCTCGTCAACTCCCTTGACGAGGAAGTTGCTCTCTCACTCGCTGAAAACGCTGAACTCGATGCTGAAGACATCTACGAGGTCCTCGTCGGCGCCTGCGCCGACGGGACCTCGGTCTCAACGCTCTGTGAGAGAAGCGAAGATGCACCACACGAAAACTCGGTTCTCTACCATCTCCGCACCAAATTTGACCTTGAGACGCTCGAACAGGTTGGAAACACGCTCCTCCAGAAGGACGTTCTCGACGTCCTTCCCCAGCAGGTGGAGGTCGTTTCGGACCTCCACCTGCGGCCCTACTACGGCGACGAAGACGATACAGACGGCCTGTATCACTCACAAGCGAAGCGTGGAACCACCGCGTTCCACGCGTACGCGACACTCTACGCGCGTGTGAAGAACAAACGCTACACGCTGGCGGTGCGCCGTCTCGAAGACGGCGACACCGCCAGCAGCGTCCTCGCAGAGTTTCTTGGTATTCTCGACGGCCTTGACCTCGGTGTCAAGGCCGTCTATCTTGACCGCGAATTCTACGACAGCAAGTGTTTGACGCTGCTTCAGGCGCACAACCACGCGTACGTCATGCCGATCGTCCGCTGGGGACGGACGATCAAGCGAGAACTCTCGGAAGGGTGGAGTCGCGTGATTCAGCACGACCTGACGGCGAAACTCGACGGTCACAGCTGGACCGTCGAGTTTCCCGTCTACATCGACTGTACCTACCTGAACGGGCGGTACGACGAGCATGGGGTGGCGCGTCACGGCTACGCCGCTGACGCGCCTTTCATCGACTCACCGCGAGACGCTCGATACCACTACGCGAAACGCTTCGGTATCGAAGCGAGCTACCGACTCTCCGAGCAAACGATTGCGACGACTACGACACAGAATCCGGTCGTACGGCTGTTGTACGTCGTGGTGAGTTTGCTGTTACAGAACGTCTGGCGGTATCTGCACTGGGAGTACGTGGCGACGCCCCGCCGAGGCGGGCGTCGCCTCTGGCAGTGGTCGTTCAAGGAGTTCATCAACATGATTCGACGGGCAGCGTGGACGGTCCTCGCGGTGCGTCGGGCCGTCCCCGCGAACCGGCCACCAGACGACCGGTTTAGCCGGTAA